In Acanthochromis polyacanthus isolate Apoly-LR-REF ecotype Palm Island chromosome 18, KAUST_Apoly_ChrSc, whole genome shotgun sequence, the following proteins share a genomic window:
- the LOC110966347 gene encoding glutathione hydrolase 5 proenzyme-like isoform X1: MFRWELQTCGCFCRLPGLLRDWQEHAPAGGSAVDGAIAALLCTSLVNPQSMGIGGGSIVTIRNKTGSVKVYNFRETVPRVFNTSLINLCPTTFRISTGSQWIGVPGELRGYETLHKHYGKLPWATLFEPTIRLARKGFPVPAFLGKFLSFSIVKDHVEKSALCEVFCNKNKTVLSTGDVLKYPKLAETMETIAEQGAKAFYSGKIGHDLIQDIEAAGGTLTMEDLKSFRVKVSDAWTVNLGNALMHIPPPPSGGPLLAFILRIMKEFSLTPESLIGDKKTQMYHHYVEAAKFANGQKRNINDPDFNNKNADHLIDPSFINHIKKMISSNGTHDISYYSNIKPPRDHFGTTHVSVLDKDGLTVSATSTINQLFGGAVYSSKTGIILNNELADFCGRADTVRAGEQPPSSMAPVILETKSGGILAIGGSGGSMITTGVALSIINRLWLGMNLKDAIAAPIVFVNSKNDVNLEPDFDKSVENGLRNLGHNIGNWKYFFNVVNAVEKENGCITAVSDSRKLGVSAGY; this comes from the exons ATGTTCAGGTGGGAGCTTCAGACATGCGGCTGTTTCTGCAGACTCCCTGGTTTGCTCCGAGATTGGCAG GAACATGCTCCAGCAGGGGGTTCAGCAGTAGATGGCGCCATTGCAGCTCTTCTGTGCACATCTTTGGTCAATCCTCAGAGCATGGGCATCGGAGGAGGCTCCATAGTAAccatcagaaataaaacag GCAGCGTTAAAGTCTACAACTTCAGAGAGACGGTTCCACGCGTTTTCAACACCAGCCTCATAAATCTCTGCCCAACTACATTCAGGATATCCACAG GCAGCCAGTGGATCGGCGTTCCTGGAGAGCTGCGGGGCTACGAGACACTTCACAAACACTACGGGAAGCTGCCCTGGGCCACGCTGTTCGAGCCAACTATCCGTCTGGCCAGGAAGGGTTTCCCCGTGCCAGCCTTCCTGGGAAAATTCCTGTCCTTCAGCATCGTGAAAGACCACGTGGAAAAGTCCGCTCTCTG TGAAGTTTTCTGCAACAAGAACAAAACTGTTCTGAGCACAGGAGACGTTCTGAAGTATCCTAAACTTGCAGAAACCATGGAAACCATTGCAGAGCAAGGGGCAAAAGCCTTCTACAGTGGCAAGATAGGACATGACTTGATCCAAGACATTGAGGCTGCAG GTGGAACGTTGACAATGGAGGATCTGAAGTCGTTCCGGGTGAAGGTCAGCGATGCGTGGACGGTTAATCTGGGAAACGCTCTGATGcacatccctcctcctccttcagggGGCCCCCTGCTCGCCTTCATCCTCCGAATCATGAAAG agtTCTCTTTGACTCCAGAGTCTCTGATTGGTGACAAGAAGACTCAGATGTACCATCATTATGTAGAAGCAGCTAAATTtgcaaatggacaaaagagGAACATTAATGACCCTGACTTTAATAACAAG AATGCAGATCACTTGATTGATCCCTCCTTCATTAATCACATCAAGAAGATGATTTCCTCAAACGGCACACATGACATCTCCTACTACTCCAACATCAAGCCTCCTCGGGATCACTTTGGGACGACTCATGTGTCCGTCCTGGATAAAGATGGACTGACTGTTTCTGCCACCAGCACCATAAACCAACT CTTCGGAGGAGCCGTTTACTCCTCGAAAACGGGCATCATCCTCAACAACGAGCTGGCTGACTTTTGCGGGAGGGCAGACACAGTGAGGGCAG GTGAGCAGCCTCCTTCCTCCATGGCTCCGGTTATATTGGAAACAAAGTCTGGAGGGATCCTTGCGATTGGCGGATCGGGAGGAAGCATGATTACCACCGGGGTGGCCTTG TCTATTATAAACCGCCTGTGGCTGGGGATGAATTTGAAAGATGCTATCGCTGCTCCAATAGTGTTTGTTAATTCCAAGAACGATGTGAATTTGGAGCCTGATTTTGACAAG TCTGTGGAAAATGGCCTCAGAAATCTTGGACACAACATTGGAAACTGGAAATACTTTTTCAATGTGGTCAACGCTGTGGAAAAGGAGAATGGCTGCATTACGGCCGTATCAGACAGCAGGAAATTGGGGGTGTCAGCTGGATACTGA
- the LOC110966347 gene encoding glutathione hydrolase 5 proenzyme-like isoform X2, giving the protein MAKVKPWMVCFFVLVGLICAVALVCLCIASLVDRGCSGGSFRHAAVSADSLVCSEIGSENVFQEHAPAGGSAVDGAIAALLCTSLVNPQSMGIGGGSIVTIRNKTGSVKVYNFRETVPRVFNTSLINLCPTTFRISTGSQWIGVPGELRGYETLHKHYGKLPWATLFEPTIRLARKGFPVPAFLGKFLSFSIVKDHVEKSALCEVFCNKNKTVLSTGDVLKYPKLAETMETIAEQGAKAFYSGKIGHDLIQDIEAAGGTLTMEDLKSFRVKVSDAWTVNLGNALMHIPPPPSGGPLLAFILRIMKEFSLTPESLIGDKKTQMYHHYVEAAKFANGQKRNINDPDFNNKNADHLIDPSFINHIKKMISSNGTHDISYYSNIKPPRDHFGTTHVSVLDKDGLTVSATSTINQLFGGAVYSSKTGIILNNELADFCGRADTVRAGEQPPSSMAPVILETKSGGILAIGGSGGSMITTGVALSIINRLWLGMNLKDAIAAPIVFVNSKNDVNLEPDFDKSVENGLRNLGHNIGNWKYFFNVVNAVEKENGCITAVSDSRKLGVSAGY; this is encoded by the exons ATGGCTAAAGTGAAGCCCTGGATGGTTTGCTTCTTTGTTTTAGTCGGTTTAATTTGCGCCGTTGCTCTGGTTTGCTTGTGCATCGCCTCGCTGGTGGACAGAGGATGTTCAGGTGGGAGCTTCAGACATGCGGCTGTTTCTGCAGACTCCCTGGTTTGCTCCGAGATTGGCAG tgaaaatgttttccagGAACATGCTCCAGCAGGGGGTTCAGCAGTAGATGGCGCCATTGCAGCTCTTCTGTGCACATCTTTGGTCAATCCTCAGAGCATGGGCATCGGAGGAGGCTCCATAGTAAccatcagaaataaaacag GCAGCGTTAAAGTCTACAACTTCAGAGAGACGGTTCCACGCGTTTTCAACACCAGCCTCATAAATCTCTGCCCAACTACATTCAGGATATCCACAG GCAGCCAGTGGATCGGCGTTCCTGGAGAGCTGCGGGGCTACGAGACACTTCACAAACACTACGGGAAGCTGCCCTGGGCCACGCTGTTCGAGCCAACTATCCGTCTGGCCAGGAAGGGTTTCCCCGTGCCAGCCTTCCTGGGAAAATTCCTGTCCTTCAGCATCGTGAAAGACCACGTGGAAAAGTCCGCTCTCTG TGAAGTTTTCTGCAACAAGAACAAAACTGTTCTGAGCACAGGAGACGTTCTGAAGTATCCTAAACTTGCAGAAACCATGGAAACCATTGCAGAGCAAGGGGCAAAAGCCTTCTACAGTGGCAAGATAGGACATGACTTGATCCAAGACATTGAGGCTGCAG GTGGAACGTTGACAATGGAGGATCTGAAGTCGTTCCGGGTGAAGGTCAGCGATGCGTGGACGGTTAATCTGGGAAACGCTCTGATGcacatccctcctcctccttcagggGGCCCCCTGCTCGCCTTCATCCTCCGAATCATGAAAG agtTCTCTTTGACTCCAGAGTCTCTGATTGGTGACAAGAAGACTCAGATGTACCATCATTATGTAGAAGCAGCTAAATTtgcaaatggacaaaagagGAACATTAATGACCCTGACTTTAATAACAAG AATGCAGATCACTTGATTGATCCCTCCTTCATTAATCACATCAAGAAGATGATTTCCTCAAACGGCACACATGACATCTCCTACTACTCCAACATCAAGCCTCCTCGGGATCACTTTGGGACGACTCATGTGTCCGTCCTGGATAAAGATGGACTGACTGTTTCTGCCACCAGCACCATAAACCAACT CTTCGGAGGAGCCGTTTACTCCTCGAAAACGGGCATCATCCTCAACAACGAGCTGGCTGACTTTTGCGGGAGGGCAGACACAGTGAGGGCAG GTGAGCAGCCTCCTTCCTCCATGGCTCCGGTTATATTGGAAACAAAGTCTGGAGGGATCCTTGCGATTGGCGGATCGGGAGGAAGCATGATTACCACCGGGGTGGCCTTG TCTATTATAAACCGCCTGTGGCTGGGGATGAATTTGAAAGATGCTATCGCTGCTCCAATAGTGTTTGTTAATTCCAAGAACGATGTGAATTTGGAGCCTGATTTTGACAAG TCTGTGGAAAATGGCCTCAGAAATCTTGGACACAACATTGGAAACTGGAAATACTTTTTCAATGTGGTCAACGCTGTGGAAAAGGAGAATGGCTGCATTACGGCCGTATCAGACAGCAGGAAATTGGGGGTGTCAGCTGGATACTGA